The Tepidibacter aestuarii genome contains a region encoding:
- a CDS encoding cobalamin B12-binding domain-containing protein produces MYYKKISECIINGDTEAVIELTKEALAKKYPPEYILEKGLILGINEIAKKFRKDKVLVPEVLLSTRAMNAGISILQPYFKEYKRNNKVKIVLGTVAGDLHDIGKNMVKTILIANGADVIDLGVNVSTRDFIDTVYKEKPNMLMMSALLTTTLPAMKEVIEELKNKELRESVKVVVGGTPVTETFANRIGADYYFEDVFKLRSFLEKNLHKLVIE; encoded by the coding sequence GTGTACTATAAAAAAATAAGCGAATGTATAATAAATGGAGATACTGAAGCAGTAATAGAATTAACAAAAGAGGCTTTAGCTAAGAAATATCCACCTGAGTATATATTAGAAAAAGGTTTAATTTTAGGAATTAATGAAATTGCTAAAAAATTTCGTAAAGATAAGGTATTAGTTCCTGAGGTGCTTCTTTCCACTAGAGCTATGAATGCAGGAATTTCTATATTGCAGCCATATTTTAAAGAGTATAAAAGAAATAATAAAGTAAAAATTGTATTAGGAACAGTTGCCGGAGATTTGCATGATATTGGTAAAAATATGGTGAAAACTATACTTATAGCTAATGGAGCAGATGTAATTGATTTAGGAGTAAACGTATCTACAAGAGATTTTATAGATACAGTATATAAAGAAAAACCTAATATGCTTATGATGTCAGCTCTGTTAACTACAACTTTACCAGCTATGAAAGAAGTCATAGAAGAACTAAAAAATAAAGAGTTAAGAGAAAGTGTAAAAGTCGTTGTTGGTGGAACTCCTGTAACAGAAACTTTTGCAAATAGAATAGGAGCAGATTATTACTTTGAAGATGTATTTAAATTGAGAAGTTTTTTAGAAAAAAATTTACATAAGCTTGTGATTGAATAA
- a CDS encoding sigma-70 family RNA polymerase sigma factor has product MIDEKLQQDIHNRNPRTYDFLINEYSKLLWIIASGVLKNVGSREDIEDCVAECFTYLWEHPEKYDHKRGSIKSYLCLITKSKAIDKVRKINKRTTLPYDEDLKAETDDIEEVLVNKQMINDIYNFAKSLKQMDSEIFLLRYFYQLKPREIADKLNITSKEVSNRLYYSRKSLLTKIKL; this is encoded by the coding sequence ATGATAGATGAGAAATTGCAACAAGATATACACAATCGCAATCCTAGAACTTATGATTTTCTAATTAATGAATATAGTAAGTTGCTTTGGATCATTGCTTCAGGTGTACTTAAAAATGTTGGAAGTAGAGAAGATATTGAGGACTGTGTAGCAGAATGTTTTACATATTTATGGGAGCATCCTGAAAAATACGATCACAAAAGGGGAAGTATTAAATCATACTTATGTCTTATTACAAAAAGTAAAGCAATAGATAAAGTAAGAAAAATAAACAAAAGGACAACTCTTCCATATGATGAAGATTTAAAGGCAGAAACTGATGATATAGAGGAAGTATTAGTGAACAAACAAATGATCAATGATATCTATAATTTTGCAAAGAGCCTTAAACAAATGGATAGTGAAATTTTTTTACTTAGATATTTTTATCAGTTAAAACCTAGAGAAATTGCTGACAAATTAAATATTACATCGAAAGAAGTGAGTAATAGACTATACTATAGCAGAAAATCTTTGCTTACAAAAATTAAATTATAA
- a CDS encoding RNA ligase RtcB family protein gives MIKIVKSEKSWIESNAVDQLKKIAALKGIINAVGLPDLHVGKTPVGASYMTKDIIYPHIIGNDIGCGIGIFSTGLKKSKFKIDKTMKKLEKLSSLENINDFIKDTDFPFKEKLGTIGSGNHFAEFEEINKVYDEKVLNEIEIKKNEIYLLVHSGSRRYGEYILNKYIKEYSCQNGLELGTDAFNEYMSEHNKAVEFANLNREIIAHKILSCVNGKESRKILGSVHNSITEKKIDDDIYYIHRKGAAPSDIGYIVVAGSRGSNSYIVKPMDNLFDYCFSISHGSGRKWSRFGCKEKLEKVYSKKYVRQNNMKCNLIYSDKNLIYEEAPEAYKNIERVIQDMVDEKMIKVVANLKPLITYKR, from the coding sequence ATGATAAAGATAGTAAAAAGCGAAAAATCGTGGATAGAAAGCAATGCTGTGGATCAGCTTAAAAAGATAGCGGCACTTAAAGGAATAATTAATGCGGTAGGACTTCCAGATTTACATGTTGGAAAGACTCCTGTTGGAGCAAGCTATATGACTAAGGATATTATATATCCTCATATAATAGGAAATGATATAGGATGTGGAATAGGTATATTTTCAACTGGACTTAAAAAAAGCAAATTTAAAATAGATAAGACTATGAAAAAATTAGAAAAATTAAGTAGCCTTGAAAATATAAATGACTTTATTAAAGATACTGATTTTCCTTTTAAAGAAAAGTTAGGAACAATAGGGTCTGGTAATCACTTTGCAGAGTTTGAGGAAATTAATAAGGTATATGATGAAAAAGTTTTAAATGAAATAGAAATAAAAAAGAATGAGATATACTTATTAGTTCACAGTGGTTCAAGAAGATATGGTGAGTATATATTGAACAAATATATTAAAGAATATTCTTGTCAAAATGGATTAGAGTTAGGTACTGATGCATTTAATGAATACATGAGTGAACATAACAAAGCTGTTGAATTTGCAAATTTAAATAGAGAAATCATAGCTCATAAGATTTTGAGTTGTGTAAACGGAAAAGAAAGTAGAAAGATTTTAGGTAGTGTTCATAATAGTATAACTGAAAAGAAAATCGATGATGATATATACTATATTCATAGAAAAGGAGCAGCACCGTCTGATATAGGATATATTGTAGTAGCTGGATCCAGAGGAAGTAACTCTTATATAGTAAAACCAATGGATAATCTTTTTGATTATTGTTTTTCAATATCTCATGGTTCGGGAAGAAAGTGGAGTAGGTTTGGATGTAAAGAAAAGCTTGAAAAAGTTTATTCTAAAAAATATGTAAGACAAAACAATATGAAGTGTAATTTGATATATAGTGATAAAAATTTAATATACGAAGAAGCTCCAGAGGCCTATAAGAATATAGAAAGAGTAATACAGGATATGGTGGATGAGAAGATGATTAAGGTTGTAGCTAATCTAAAGCCGTTGATAACTTATAAAAGGTAA
- a CDS encoding hemerythrin domain-containing protein: MANISNLKRQHIEVIDTIKIIDKLIKNNDFEKYSSDIAKNISMLSGKLKIHLDTEDKFLYPKLIKHDSTEVKDKANKYIDEMGNICKIFIEYKNRFNTKSKITNNLDEFIKESNYTFDMIQKRIHKEDIDLYPLLEKVN, from the coding sequence ATGGCTAATATATCAAATTTAAAAAGACAACATATTGAAGTTATAGATACTATAAAAATTATAGATAAGCTTATAAAAAATAATGATTTTGAGAAATATTCAAGTGATATAGCAAAAAATATAAGCATGCTTTCAGGTAAGTTAAAAATACATTTAGATACTGAAGATAAATTTTTATATCCTAAATTAATAAAACATGACAGTACTGAAGTAAAAGACAAAGCAAATAAATACATAGATGAAATGGGTAATATATGTAAAATATTTATTGAGTATAAAAATAGATTTAATACAAAAAGTAAAATCACAAATAATTTAGATGAATTTATAAAAGAATCTAATTATACATTTGATATGATACAAAAGAGAATACATAAAGAAGATATAGATTTATATCCATTGTTGGAAAAAGTTAATTAA
- a CDS encoding HsmA family protein, whose translation MLMYAIICMNLALLFYTIGVWSEKKQGELKRWHLIVFYTGLVFDTLGTIVMGKIASGGFKLNFHGITGLLAILLMLLHALWATIVLIKNNEEMKIKFHKFSIVVWSIWLIPFISGAIFAMTK comes from the coding sequence ATGTTAATGTATGCAATCATTTGTATGAATTTGGCTCTTTTATTTTATACAATAGGGGTTTGGAGTGAAAAAAAACAAGGCGAACTAAAAAGATGGCATCTAATAGTATTTTATACAGGACTTGTGTTTGATACGCTTGGAACGATAGTTATGGGTAAGATAGCTAGTGGAGGTTTTAAATTGAATTTTCATGGCATAACAGGTTTATTGGCAATACTATTAATGCTTTTACACGCACTTTGGGCAACAATTGTTTTAATAAAAAATAATGAAGAAATGAAAATCAAATTTCATAAATTTAGTATTGTAGTATGGTCTATTTGGTTGATTCCATTTATATCAGGTGCAATTTTTGCTATGACAAAATAA
- a CDS encoding PocR ligand-binding domain-containing protein — MNENVEDANIDKNYLLDVLSSFSKATGLYIDAVNNEGESYFKANNVERSEFCKFIRSHDRCNEKCKESYKVASIEAGKWEEPYFFRCHAGIVIWAVPIIIKGVSVGSIMCGQVLMWEPDEFFFEELKEFNPYIEEFETLKEKAMNLEIVSPNKTQAVADTLFIVVNYLVKRNICILENKDSSRLLMQKIRQELEDRKKSDFHKNDDYNSYLKKERKLLSYIRLGDKVKIKNTLLNLLGDLYVKTGGDKNIIKLRILELASLISRAAVDGGLDAEIAMTMMEDFNKEICKVDNIECFFYEIYDITRDFLDKIFILGDKKHISLLKKARNFIMENYSKTIKIEDVAQYLFISKSHLSRLFRKELDCTVNDYITRVRVEKAVELMKKRELSIKDISISVGFKSQSYFTKVFKKHIDVNPVVYRNKLF; from the coding sequence ATGAACGAAAATGTAGAAGATGCAAATATAGATAAAAACTATTTATTAGATGTTTTGTCCAGTTTTTCTAAGGCTACAGGTTTATATATTGATGCTGTAAATAACGAAGGAGAAAGCTATTTTAAAGCAAATAATGTAGAGCGAAGTGAGTTTTGTAAGTTTATTCGAAGCCATGATAGATGTAATGAAAAATGCAAAGAATCGTATAAAGTAGCAAGTATTGAAGCAGGGAAATGGGAAGAACCATATTTTTTTAGATGTCATGCTGGAATAGTAATTTGGGCTGTACCTATTATAATTAAAGGTGTTAGTGTAGGAAGTATAATGTGTGGTCAAGTCTTAATGTGGGAGCCCGATGAATTTTTCTTTGAAGAACTAAAAGAATTTAATCCATATATTGAAGAATTTGAAACATTAAAAGAAAAAGCTATGAATCTTGAAATAGTATCTCCGAATAAAACTCAGGCAGTAGCAGATACATTATTTATAGTAGTTAATTATTTAGTTAAAAGAAATATTTGTATTTTAGAAAATAAAGATTCTTCACGGTTATTGATGCAAAAAATTAGGCAGGAATTAGAGGATAGAAAAAAATCTGATTTTCATAAAAATGATGATTACAATAGTTATTTAAAAAAAGAGAGAAAATTATTAAGCTATATTCGATTGGGAGATAAAGTAAAGATAAAAAATACTTTACTAAATCTTTTGGGGGACCTTTATGTTAAAACAGGAGGGGATAAAAATATAATAAAATTACGTATTCTAGAATTAGCATCTTTGATTTCAAGGGCTGCAGTAGATGGAGGGTTAGATGCAGAAATTGCAATGACTATGATGGAAGATTTTAATAAAGAAATTTGTAAAGTTGATAATATAGAATGCTTTTTTTATGAAATATATGATATAACGAGAGATTTTTTAGATAAAATATTTATTTTAGGAGATAAAAAGCATATTAGTTTATTAAAAAAAGCACGAAATTTCATTATGGAGAACTATTCTAAGACCATAAAAATAGAGGATGTAGCACAATATCTTTTTATAAGTAAATCTCACTTAAGCAGGTTATTTCGCAAAGAACTAGATTGCACAGTAAATGACTACATTACAAGAGTGAGAGTAGAGAAAGCAGTTGAATTAATGAAAAAAAGAGAATTAAGTATAAAAGATATTTCAATTAGTGTAGGATTTAAAAGTCAAAGTTATTTTACAAAGGTATTTAAAAAACATATCGATGTTAACCCAGTTGTATATAGAAATAAATTATTCTAA
- a CDS encoding DMT family transporter gives MNKSKVLGLIAIIIVVTIYGVSYISRDVIDDYMHATVIVGFQLTIMAVLFTIYNVVKKYNFKIEKSDIFIICLSGLFGTTFFHVLTVLSITAIGPTVSSLLFGFAAVFSLLIDTIFFKRPKTKLSIVSVIVSLIGVYILMGIDFNDLASTNFKGYSLTLLSIISWVVYCFLSDKVSDKYDKTVMLNYQAAVGAVTTLPFIFVYPVSMGHLMMGKVIINLIILGVFNSTIAYFLNIYAIKNIGVTLSNLFMNFLPVITIILSLLLYGTIPSMNQVVGGIIIITSVLLLNKDQNNIERIEELNN, from the coding sequence ATGAATAAAAGCAAAGTCCTTGGTTTGATTGCTATAATTATAGTGGTAACAATATATGGAGTTTCATATATTTCTAGAGATGTTATTGATGATTATATGCATGCAACAGTAATAGTTGGATTTCAACTTACTATTATGGCTGTTCTTTTCACTATATATAATGTTGTGAAAAAGTATAATTTTAAAATAGAAAAATCAGATATATTTATTATATGCTTGTCAGGTTTATTTGGAACAACATTTTTTCATGTATTAACAGTTTTAAGTATAACTGCTATTGGACCTACTGTATCGTCACTATTATTTGGATTCGCGGCAGTATTTTCATTATTAATAGATACAATATTCTTTAAAAGACCAAAAACGAAGTTGAGTATTGTTAGTGTGATTGTTTCCTTGATAGGCGTATATATTCTTATGGGAATAGACTTTAATGATTTAGCTTCCACTAACTTTAAAGGATATTCACTGACCCTTCTTAGTATAATATCATGGGTAGTTTATTGCTTCTTGTCTGATAAGGTCTCCGATAAATATGATAAAACAGTAATGTTAAACTATCAAGCAGCAGTGGGTGCTGTAACAACATTACCGTTTATATTCGTTTATCCAGTAAGTATGGGACACTTAATGATGGGAAAAGTTATAATAAATCTGATAATTTTAGGAGTATTCAACTCTACAATAGCGTATTTCTTGAATATATATGCTATAAAAAATATAGGAGTAACTTTATCCAATTTATTTATGAATTTCTTGCCAGTAATCACTATAATATTATCTTTATTGTTATATGGAACAATACCATCAATGAATCAGGTCGTAGGAGGGATTATAATAATAACCTCAGTACTATTGTTAAATAAAGACCAAAATAATATAGAAAGAATAGAGGAGTTAAATAACTAA
- a CDS encoding (Fe-S)-binding protein, with amino-acid sequence MYLEEVKMNFIQPCTADAARIRFKAKFSTDISEILPYINAVVKDAIYNKKVQSLTIRKEFRIITIYGTNLAVSKAINESEAYEIMDLVKDLVNKTYERKDEIEPLYEMREKPDILQVYKYLPKLNCKKCGESTCLAFASKLLSGIQKIKKCGHIYEEANRENLDKVENMLQIMGYE; translated from the coding sequence TTGTACTTAGAAGAAGTTAAAATGAATTTTATACAACCTTGTACAGCTGATGCTGCAAGAATAAGATTTAAGGCTAAATTTTCAACCGATATTTCAGAAATATTACCGTATATAAATGCTGTTGTGAAAGATGCTATATATAATAAGAAGGTTCAGAGTTTAACAATAAGAAAAGAATTTAGAATTATTACGATTTATGGAACTAATTTAGCTGTATCTAAAGCGATTAATGAATCAGAAGCTTATGAAATAATGGATTTAGTAAAAGATTTAGTGAATAAGACCTATGAAAGAAAAGACGAAATAGAGCCTTTATATGAAATGAGAGAAAAACCAGATATTTTACAGGTATACAAATATTTACCAAAATTAAACTGTAAAAAATGTGGAGAATCAACATGTCTTGCATTTGCATCAAAACTTCTATCGGGTATACAAAAAATAAAAAAATGTGGACATATTTATGAAGAAGCTAATAGGGAAAACTTAGATAAGGTAGAGAATATGTTGCAGATTATGGGGTATGAATAA
- a CDS encoding anti-sigma-V factor rsiV: protein MKKYDNLISEFSEENIDMIVSELPEFTNENLNNIKNKFRKKTMKRASKSKKIIIRSLTTAACICAVFVGMVNIDNAFAANLLDVPVIGDIVNLVTVNKMALYDKYKEINIEIPSIEGLEDNEVQKEINSILKERAIAVYDKALENSEKIKEDSQKKGFLTFMPEIVDQSYTLIRNSDDILSFKVVTTQIKASGYETADFYNVDLKNSKLLNISSLFNKNYDYISVINNEIVMKMKEEIEKEDAGYFPEEFKTIDDKTNFYINKNGKLVIVFNEYEISAGYMGMPEFIIDTSVFGNNISDLGYLK from the coding sequence ATGAAAAAATATGATAACCTGATATCTGAGTTTAGCGAAGAAAATATTGATATGATTGTAAGTGAACTTCCTGAGTTTACAAATGAAAATTTAAATAATATAAAAAATAAATTCAGAAAAAAAACTATGAAGAGAGCGAGTAAGTCCAAAAAAATAATTATTAGAAGTCTTACAACAGCTGCTTGTATATGTGCTGTTTTTGTAGGAATGGTAAATATAGATAATGCATTTGCCGCAAATCTACTGGATGTTCCAGTAATAGGTGATATTGTAAATCTTGTAACCGTTAATAAAATGGCACTGTATGATAAATATAAGGAGATAAATATAGAAATACCATCTATTGAAGGACTTGAAGATAATGAAGTTCAAAAGGAAATAAACAGTATTTTAAAAGAACGTGCTATAGCTGTTTATGATAAGGCTCTTGAAAATTCGGAGAAAATAAAAGAAGATTCACAGAAAAAAGGATTTTTGACATTCATGCCTGAGATAGTAGATCAAAGCTATACATTAATTAGAAACAGTGATGATATATTGTCTTTTAAGGTTGTGACAACTCAAATAAAAGCAAGTGGTTATGAAACAGCTGACTTTTATAATGTTGATCTGAAAAACAGCAAATTACTCAATATAAGTAGTTTATTTAATAAGAATTATGATTATATAAGTGTTATAAATAACGAAATAGTAATGAAAATGAAAGAAGAAATAGAAAAAGAAGATGCTGGGTATTTTCCAGAAGAATTCAAAACTATAGATGACAAGACTAATTTTTATATAAATAAAAATGGCAAACTCGTGATAGTTTTTAATGAATATGAAATATCAGCTGGTTATATGGGGATGCCTGAATTTATAATTGATACTTCTGTTTTTGGAAATAACATTTCTGACTTAGGATATTTGAAATAG
- a CDS encoding class I SAM-dependent methyltransferase, which yields MHKFQAKNRKKLDNEWRRNIMPPKETLEKLGLTKNDIVADIGCGIGYFTIPASEISDTVYAMDISNEMLEDVKEKSSELNIDNVQIVKTDEYDLKIENESVSFSILVNVLHEIEDKKRLLKEIIRISKKGSKIAIIEWDKKVTEMGPPVDHRLSKEEIENLFGYLKLEVKKELEFEDCFYGIVGIV from the coding sequence ATGCATAAGTTTCAGGCAAAGAATAGAAAAAAACTTGATAATGAGTGGAGAAGAAATATAATGCCACCTAAAGAAACTCTTGAGAAACTAGGATTAACTAAAAATGATATTGTTGCTGATATTGGATGTGGAATAGGATATTTTACAATACCAGCGTCTGAGATTAGTGATACGGTTTATGCAATGGATATTTCTAATGAGATGTTAGAGGATGTCAAAGAAAAATCTAGCGAGTTAAATATAGATAATGTACAAATAGTGAAAACTGATGAATACGATTTAAAGATAGAGAATGAATCTGTAAGCTTTAGTATTTTAGTGAATGTTTTACATGAGATTGAAGATAAAAAAAGATTATTGAAAGAAATAATTAGAATATCAAAAAAAGGTTCTAAAATAGCTATAATTGAATGGGATAAAAAAGTAACTGAGATGGGCCCTCCTGTTGATCACAGACTTTCTAAAGAAGAGATAGAAAATTTATTTGGTTATTTGAAATTAGAGGTAAAGAAAGAACTTGAATTTGAAGATTGTTTTTATGGAATTGTAGGAATTGTATAG
- a CDS encoding trimethylamine methyltransferase family protein, with protein sequence MKPLLRFLSDEDLKNVHNMALDMLENMGMQLCSEEAREILKKEGATVEGEIVKIPRELIARALETVPKRDEFVLYGRTPENDVKISEAPPTLAAMTMATAVIDPETRERRPATNEDLAKLTKILETLDNVTIASGLVTPQDVPLQASDWYTWATTIKNTTKHITGGVVGKEGVRDAVKMASLAVGSEEEFLRRPFISVWVLTMPPMKVDENTLNVLMEASKYKIPSVISSGGILGISSPITIESAIIHTHAETLACIALSQMVNPGAPVIYSSYVRSMDMKTLSVAMSSPESAIMKSCMAELGLYLDLPTKMPCNLRDSKVLDAQTGFETGMVGTIGALTTDFLVAMQLDMDLVVDYADLPYSNECMSQLQRLVRALDFNNKRIDLDNIEKTGHGGSFLGSKHTVRYFRKELWRGELTERGNYGSWKDEGEKDIAQKSLEKVREILEETKNVELLDRDIQDKIDAIAEAAIEKAKDIVR encoded by the coding sequence ATGAAACCATTATTAAGATTTCTTTCTGATGAAGATTTAAAAAATGTTCATAATATGGCTTTAGATATGTTAGAAAATATGGGTATGCAGCTATGCTCAGAAGAAGCACGTGAAATATTGAAAAAAGAAGGAGCGACAGTTGAAGGTGAAATTGTGAAAATTCCTAGAGAATTAATAGCTAGAGCACTTGAAACTGTTCCAAAGAGAGACGAATTTGTACTTTATGGAAGAACACCAGAAAATGACGTAAAAATAAGTGAAGCACCTCCAACATTAGCAGCTATGACTATGGCAACAGCAGTTATTGATCCTGAGACAAGAGAAAGACGCCCTGCTACTAATGAAGATTTAGCTAAACTTACTAAAATATTAGAAACTTTGGATAACGTAACAATTGCAAGTGGACTTGTTACACCTCAAGATGTGCCTCTTCAAGCTTCTGATTGGTATACTTGGGCAACAACAATAAAGAATACTACAAAACATATAACAGGTGGAGTAGTTGGTAAAGAAGGCGTTAGAGATGCAGTAAAAATGGCATCACTAGCAGTAGGTAGCGAAGAAGAATTTTTAAGAAGACCGTTTATATCTGTTTGGGTACTAACTATGCCTCCAATGAAAGTAGATGAGAATACTTTAAATGTACTTATGGAAGCTAGTAAATATAAAATACCTTCAGTGATAAGTTCTGGAGGAATACTTGGAATATCTTCACCTATAACTATTGAAAGTGCAATAATTCATACTCATGCAGAAACACTTGCTTGTATAGCACTATCTCAGATGGTTAACCCTGGAGCACCTGTAATATATTCAAGTTATGTACGTAGTATGGATATGAAAACACTAAGCGTCGCAATGTCTAGCCCAGAATCGGCCATAATGAAGAGTTGTATGGCAGAATTAGGACTTTACTTAGATCTTCCAACAAAGATGCCATGTAATTTACGTGACTCAAAAGTTCTAGATGCACAAACTGGATTTGAAACAGGTATGGTTGGAACTATTGGAGCTTTAACAACAGACTTCTTAGTAGCAATGCAATTAGATATGGATTTAGTAGTCGATTATGCAGATCTTCCATACTCTAATGAATGTATGTCTCAGCTGCAAAGGCTAGTAAGAGCATTAGATTTTAATAACAAGAGAATAGATTTAGATAATATAGAAAAAACTGGACATGGTGGAAGTTTCTTAGGTTCAAAACATACAGTTCGTTACTTCAGAAAAGAGCTATGGAGAGGTGAATTAACGGAAAGAGGAAATTATGGATCTTGGAAAGATGAAGGAGAAAAAGATATAGCACAAAAATCTTTAGAAAAAGTTCGTGAAATTCTTGAAGAAACAAAAAATGTAGAACTTTTAGATAGGGATATACAAGATAAAATAGATGCTATAGCTGAAGCGGCTATAGAAAAAGCAAAGGATATAGTAAGATAA
- a CDS encoding YbaK/EbsC family protein — MSLENVRDFLTENDLKFEIFEMQESTATVELAAKAHGVAPELIAKTIAVKLKDRDILIVTKGDAKIDNRKYKDEFKTKCTMLKYDEVLDITGHPVGGVCPFGLKNPLDIYLDISIKDFEYVYPAAGSVNSSIKIKPSELEEITNGIWVDVCK, encoded by the coding sequence ATGTCTTTAGAAAATGTTAGAGATTTTTTAACAGAGAATGATTTGAAATTTGAGATATTTGAAATGCAGGAAAGTACAGCAACAGTAGAATTAGCGGCTAAAGCACATGGAGTAGCCCCTGAACTTATTGCAAAAACTATAGCTGTTAAGTTAAAAGATAGAGATATTCTTATAGTTACTAAAGGCGACGCAAAGATAGATAATAGAAAGTATAAGGATGAGTTTAAGACAAAGTGTACGATGCTAAAGTATGATGAAGTCTTAGATATAACTGGACATCCAGTTGGTGGAGTATGTCCGTTTGGATTAAAAAATCCTTTAGATATATATTTAGATATTTCCATTAAAGATTTTGAGTATGTGTATCCTGCTGCAGGATCGGTTAATTCATCTATAAAGATTAAGCCGAGTGAATTAGAGGAAATAACTAATGGAATATGGGTTGATGTATGTAAATAA
- a CDS encoding aminotransferase class V-fold PLP-dependent enzyme, which produces MGIYLDNAATSFPKPIQVADAVYNFMVNIGATSGRGAYESAMESDRLVYETRKHIASLFKQDDIKKVIFTLNVTESLNLAIKGILKKGDHVITSSLEHNAVWRSLKTLERDIGISISTVPCTKEGYTNPSDIEKYIKENTALIIFTHASNVLGTIQPIREIGAIARKYKIPFLVDAAQTAGVYPIDVKKDNIDLLAFTGHKSLLGPMGTGGLIVNWDKDINPLKSGGTGGDSSYEYQPNYFPNRLETGTPNVGGIVGLLEAIKFIQAEGIDTILNKEKEVLSYAFKRLEEVEDISIYGPKNIEKIVSVITFNLKDKSAEEVAYELDQNHGIMIRAGLHCAPSAHNVIGTKKIGTARIGIGYFNEKEDIDLFVDALKKINNQN; this is translated from the coding sequence ATGGGAATATATTTAGATAACGCAGCAACTTCTTTTCCAAAGCCAATACAGGTAGCAGATGCAGTATATAATTTTATGGTTAATATTGGAGCAACATCTGGAAGAGGGGCTTATGAAAGTGCTATGGAATCAGACAGGTTAGTTTACGAAACAAGAAAACATATTGCATCTTTGTTTAAACAAGATGATATTAAAAAAGTTATTTTCACATTAAATGTAACAGAATCATTAAATCTAGCTATAAAAGGAATCTTGAAAAAGGGAGACCATGTAATTACAAGTTCTCTTGAACATAATGCAGTATGGAGATCTCTTAAAACTTTAGAAAGAGATATTGGAATAAGTATTTCTACAGTACCATGTACAAAAGAAGGATATACAAATCCAAGCGATATTGAAAAATACATAAAAGAAAATACAGCACTTATTATTTTTACACATGCTTCTAATGTACTTGGAACAATACAGCCAATAAGAGAAATAGGAGCTATTGCTAGAAAATATAAAATTCCTTTTTTAGTGGATGCAGCTCAAACAGCAGGAGTATACCCTATAGATGTAAAAAAAGATAATATTGATTTATTAGCTTTTACAGGGCATAAAAGTTTACTTGGGCCTATGGGGACTGGAGGGCTTATTGTAAATTGGGACAAGGATATAAATCCTTTAAAATCTGGAGGAACAGGTGGAGATTCATCTTATGAATATCAGCCAAATTATTTTCCAAATAGATTAGAAACTGGAACACCTAATGTTGGTGGAATAGTGGGCCTTTTAGAAGCTATAAAATTTATACAAGCCGAAGGGATAGATACTATTTTAAATAAAGAAAAAGAAGTATTATCATATGCATTTAAAAGATTAGAAGAAGTGGAAGATATATCTATTTATGGACCAAAGAATATTGAAAAAATAGTAAGTGTAATTACATTTAATTTAAAAGATAAATCTGCAGAAGAGGTAGCTTATGAACTTGATCAAAATCATGGGATAATGATAAGAGCAGGTCTTCACTGTGCTCCAAGTGCTCATAATGTAATAGGAACAAAAAAAATAGGAACAGCGAGAATTGGAATAGGGTATTTTAATGAAAAAGAAGATATTGATTTATTTGTAGATGCACTTAAAAAAATAAACAATCAAAATTAG